The Selenomonas sp. AB3002 genome contains a region encoding:
- a CDS encoding ATP-binding protein: MNGKKAKAREFFDKFFLRALMEFVALAAVISLLGTYVYDKMDILLIDSLKEAVAQQSQSTAYVLGERFQHKLDELESRAELVQQGEISPEAAVAIATIGTKDGRNRGILRQDNTALAGTPLPSSAFAAIGRVWLEQQVIEYRQGIGLIFAIPFDLAGEMCIFYEVFDDEAVQSFYKMMSYNGKGTLVLGSDFNDWVLLSGGLYPEVTEGKMPNFNEAWQKIQRSEILPQSTNSSYAEDEEYAFFFHSTYISPKDHLLLAGYAEWDDVVVGIDYIYTLMKMVFYVVLILLFVLVGYHMRTQQLKHSEHQSALAESANRAKSDFLSRMSHEIRTPINAVMGMDEMILREAKDPAILEYAQNLQSAARTLLELINDILDFSKIEAGKMEIIPAEYQLGSLLNDLVNMIQKRAENKGLTFQVEADPKLPTTLFGDEVRIKQVVTNLLTNAVKYTEKGGARLKVGFHPIDGKLISLEVSVSDTGIGIKQEDMEKLFCSFERIEEKRNRNIEGTGLGMNIAHQLLAMMGGELKVESVYGQGSTFSFQIVQKVINPAPLGDFEEAYHQSLSCHKDYQVSFRAPEAKILVVDDTVMNLTVVKGLLKQTKIQIDTAQSGQECLGLVQKEKYDIIFLDHMMPGMDGIETLYAMKCLEVNLNQATPVISLTANAIRGARDQYLAAGFQDYLTKPINCTKLEEMILKYLPPGKAAEITPEEGAQEAVAEEALPLPSWLTETQGLDTAAGIGHCGSNAAYLDVLTVFAGSIQRTAKEIEEYFQQEEWKSYTTKVHALKSTAKIIGAAELSERARRLEDAGNAGYIDEIRQDHRPLMELYLTYAEKLAPLMPKEEDTSEKPPIDPGELAEAFEAMSEIAATFDYDSLQFIFESLDGYHLPEKEAGLYKEIKAAAAVPDWDKVKELLEQAKEA; this comes from the coding sequence ATGAACGGAAAGAAAGCGAAGGCCAGGGAATTCTTTGACAAATTCTTCCTCCGGGCCTTGATGGAGTTTGTGGCCCTGGCAGCTGTTATCAGCCTGCTTGGTACTTATGTCTACGACAAGATGGACATCCTGCTCATTGACTCCCTGAAGGAAGCCGTGGCCCAGCAGAGTCAGAGCACCGCTTATGTGCTGGGGGAGCGCTTCCAGCACAAGCTGGACGAGCTTGAGTCCCGGGCAGAACTGGTGCAGCAGGGAGAGATTTCCCCAGAGGCCGCGGTAGCCATCGCCACCATCGGCACCAAGGACGGCAGGAATCGGGGGATCCTGCGGCAGGACAATACAGCCTTGGCAGGCACGCCCCTGCCCTCCTCAGCCTTTGCCGCCATTGGCCGGGTCTGGCTGGAGCAACAGGTCATCGAATACCGCCAGGGCATCGGCCTCATCTTCGCCATCCCCTTTGACCTGGCGGGGGAGATGTGCATCTTCTATGAAGTCTTTGACGATGAAGCCGTCCAGTCTTTTTACAAGATGATGAGCTACAACGGCAAAGGCACCCTGGTACTGGGCTCGGACTTCAATGACTGGGTCCTGCTGTCTGGGGGACTGTACCCCGAAGTGACAGAGGGGAAAATGCCGAATTTCAACGAGGCCTGGCAGAAAATCCAGCGCTCGGAAATCCTGCCCCAAAGCACCAATTCCAGCTACGCCGAGGACGAAGAATACGCCTTCTTCTTCCACAGTACCTATATCTCCCCAAAGGACCATCTGCTGCTGGCAGGCTATGCGGAGTGGGATGATGTGGTGGTGGGCATAGACTACATCTACACCCTCATGAAGATGGTGTTCTATGTAGTGCTCATCCTGCTGTTCGTGCTGGTGGGGTACCATATGCGCACCCAGCAGCTGAAGCATTCCGAGCACCAGAGCGCCCTGGCCGAATCCGCCAACCGGGCCAAAAGCGATTTCCTTTCCCGCATGTCCCATGAGATCCGCACCCCCATCAACGCCGTCATGGGCATGGACGAGATGATCCTTCGGGAGGCCAAGGACCCTGCCATCCTGGAATACGCCCAGAATCTCCAGAGCGCAGCCAGGACTCTGCTGGAGCTCATCAATGACATCCTGGATTTCTCCAAGATCGAAGCGGGCAAAATGGAAATCATCCCCGCAGAATACCAGCTGGGCTCCCTGCTCAACGATTTGGTGAACATGATCCAGAAGCGGGCAGAAAACAAGGGACTCACCTTCCAGGTGGAGGCAGACCCAAAGCTCCCCACCACCCTGTTCGGCGATGAAGTGCGCATCAAGCAGGTGGTGACCAACCTCCTTACCAATGCTGTCAAATACACGGAAAAAGGTGGTGCGCGGCTGAAAGTTGGTTTCCACCCCATAGACGGCAAGCTGATTTCCCTGGAGGTAAGCGTCAGCGATACAGGCATCGGCATCAAACAGGAGGACATGGAAAAGCTGTTCTGCTCCTTTGAACGCATCGAGGAAAAGCGCAACCGCAACATCGAAGGCACAGGGCTGGGCATGAACATCGCCCATCAACTGCTGGCCATGATGGGCGGCGAGCTGAAAGTGGAAAGCGTCTACGGCCAGGGCTCCACCTTCAGCTTCCAGATTGTCCAAAAGGTGATTAACCCAGCCCCCCTGGGAGATTTTGAAGAAGCCTATCATCAGTCCCTCTCCTGCCACAAGGATTATCAAGTTTCCTTCCGGGCACCTGAGGCAAAAATCCTGGTAGTGGACGACACTGTGATGAACCTCACCGTGGTCAAAGGCCTCTTGAAGCAGACCAAGATTCAGATTGACACAGCCCAAAGCGGTCAGGAATGCCTGGGACTGGTGCAGAAGGAAAAGTACGACATCATCTTCCTGGACCACATGATGCCCGGCATGGACGGCATTGAGACCCTGTACGCCATGAAGTGCCTGGAAGTGAACCTGAACCAGGCCACCCCTGTCATATCCCTGACAGCCAACGCCATCCGGGGAGCCAGGGACCAATACCTGGCAGCAGGATTCCAGGACTATCTCACCAAGCCCATCAACTGTACCAAGCTGGAAGAGATGATCCTCAAATACCTCCCCCCGGGCAAGGCAGCAGAAATCACACCGGAAGAGGGCGCTCAGGAAGCAGTGGCAGAGGAAGCTTTGCCCTTGCCTTCATGGCTCACGGAAACCCAGGGACTGGACACCGCCGCCGGCATAGGGCACTGCGGCAGCAATGCAGCCTATCTGGATGTGCTGACAGTCTTTGCAGGCTCCATACAGAGAACAGCCAAAGAAATCGAAGAATATTTCCAGCAGGAGGAATGGAAGAGCTACACCACCAAGGTCCACGCCCTGAAATCCACTGCCAAGATCATCGGCGCCGCCGAGCTGTCCGAAAGGGCCAGGCGCCTGGAGGATGCAGGGAATGCCGGCTATATAGACGAAATCCGCCAGGACCACCGCCCCCTGATGGAGCTCTACCTCACCTATGCGGAGAAACTTGCCCCCCTGATGCCCAAAGAAGAAGACACCAGCGAAAAGCCCCCCATCGACCCTGGGGAACTTGCCGAAGCCTTCGAAGCCATGAGCGAGATAGCCGCCACCTTCGACTACGACTCCCTGCAGTTCATCTTCGAGTCACTGGACGGCTACCACCTGCCAGAAAAAGAGGCAGGTCTGTATAAGGAAATCAAGGCAGCAGCAGCCGTGCCGGACTGGGATAAGGTAAAAGAACTGCTGGAGCAGGCCAAAGAAGCGTAA
- a CDS encoding HAD-IIB family hydrolase — MKIAASDFDGTLYHEGKGISQDTLAAIKKWQQAGNKFGLVTGRNMHLVRIGLKGFDIKLDFCVGLNGAVIFDGEEQEVFSSEMPKEAVKALWQHEIARESPYVMTLRGKETFAKWRDKSCWDPPLHDNIPEIPQEEAQNLPHVLQMCFSAPTAEKAAELAADVSRHFASQLSAEANLHYVDVCAAGNTKATGLARLQEIMDWQKFPLCVIGDDLNDLSMIERFQGFAMAGGNPLVKEKASGIFDSVGKMLEANL, encoded by the coding sequence ATGAAGATAGCGGCAAGCGATTTTGATGGCACCCTGTACCATGAGGGAAAAGGCATCAGCCAGGATACCCTGGCCGCCATAAAAAAATGGCAGCAGGCTGGAAATAAATTTGGTCTGGTCACAGGCCGCAACATGCACCTGGTGCGGATTGGCCTCAAGGGTTTTGATATCAAGCTGGATTTCTGCGTAGGCCTCAACGGAGCCGTGATATTCGACGGCGAGGAACAGGAAGTCTTCAGTAGCGAAATGCCCAAAGAAGCCGTCAAGGCCCTCTGGCAGCATGAGATTGCCCGGGAAAGCCCCTATGTCATGACCCTGCGGGGCAAGGAGACCTTCGCCAAATGGCGCGACAAAAGCTGCTGGGATCCTCCCCTCCACGACAACATTCCCGAAATCCCCCAGGAGGAGGCCCAGAATCTGCCCCATGTATTGCAAATGTGCTTTTCCGCCCCCACGGCAGAAAAAGCAGCGGAACTGGCCGCAGACGTCAGCCGGCACTTTGCCAGCCAGCTCTCAGCTGAAGCCAACCTCCACTATGTGGACGTCTGCGCCGCCGGCAACACCAAGGCCACCGGCCTCGCCCGACTGCAGGAAATCATGGACTGGCAGAAGTTCCCCCTCTGCGTCATCGGCGACGACCTGAATGACCTTTCCATGATTGAGCGATTCCAGGGCTTTGCCATGGCCGGCGGCAATCCCCTGGTCAAAGAAAAAGCCAGCGGCATCTTTGACTCAGTGGGAAAAATGCTGGAAGCTAACCTTTGA
- a CDS encoding HAMP domain-containing sensor histidine kinase, producing the protein MEEVLQEVLSGGTPVADSFSSLFAEPMVTAGAPIRDSAGNVQGAVLVHRHLADLQEAEYTGLKILGSSLLLGLLLTALLAAALARHFIAPLYAMKDTAEAFRSGDYNARTGLAQDDELGLLAGSLDELGRRLGEAEAERSLLQRQRQEFLAAVSHELRTPLTVIKGTWELLQSGFVTEEGKLTDCRRRIEENLSMLERLVRDLLELTRLQSPGFEVQKEQLDLAEPFNEALRSARTLAEKKGVAIKANLPSPLPFTGDYGRLRQLLLVLLDNAVKFSPAGTAVEVEGELSGQDWQLQVTDHGPGIPPEDLPHIFDRFKKGGQDNAQGTGLGLAIAREIALRHGIELTCESRQGEGASFILKGKTA; encoded by the coding sequence GTGGAGGAGGTCCTGCAGGAAGTGCTCTCCGGTGGAACACCTGTGGCAGATTCCTTCTCCTCTCTCTTTGCAGAACCCATGGTGACAGCAGGCGCCCCCATCAGGGACAGCGCAGGCAACGTACAGGGGGCAGTGCTGGTGCACCGTCACCTTGCTGATTTGCAGGAAGCAGAATACACGGGGCTGAAAATCCTTGGGTCTTCGCTGCTGCTGGGCTTGCTTCTTACCGCCCTGCTGGCAGCGGCTCTGGCCCGTCACTTCATCGCCCCCCTCTACGCCATGAAAGACACCGCCGAAGCCTTCAGGAGCGGGGATTACAATGCCCGCACAGGACTCGCGCAAGATGATGAGCTGGGCCTTCTGGCAGGCAGCCTTGACGAACTGGGCCGCCGCCTTGGAGAAGCAGAAGCGGAGCGGAGCCTCTTGCAAAGGCAGCGGCAGGAATTCCTGGCCGCCGTATCCCACGAACTGCGCACACCTCTCACGGTCATCAAGGGCACCTGGGAACTGCTGCAGTCAGGCTTTGTGACGGAGGAAGGCAAACTCACAGACTGCCGCCGCAGGATTGAAGAAAACCTCTCCATGCTGGAACGACTGGTGCGGGATCTCCTGGAACTCACCCGCCTGCAAAGTCCTGGCTTCGAAGTGCAGAAGGAACAGCTTGACCTAGCCGAGCCTTTCAATGAAGCCCTGCGAAGCGCCCGCACCCTGGCAGAGAAAAAAGGCGTTGCCATAAAGGCAAACCTCCCCTCTCCCCTGCCCTTCACCGGTGACTATGGGAGACTCCGGCAGCTCCTGCTGGTATTGCTGGACAACGCCGTCAAGTTCTCCCCTGCAGGGACAGCCGTAGAAGTTGAAGGCGAACTCAGCGGCCAGGACTGGCAGCTCCAGGTCACAGACCATGGCCCCGGCATCCCCCCGGAGGACCTGCCCCATATCTTCGACCGCTTCAAGAAAGGCGGCCAGGACAACGCCCAGGGCACAGGCCTGGGACTGGCCATTGCCAGAGAGATTGCCCTGAGGCATGGCATTGAGCTGACCTGCGAAAGCCGCCAGGGAGAAGGAGCTTCCTTCATCCTCAAAGGAAAAACTGCATAG
- a CDS encoding DUF1266 domain-containing protein, translated as MRLDSLEPFSVEADISLFTFGDIFRRMIGLKKPGQVHFCSEDAFTMTGTDKVYDTDDIRDFRYWIEDKKVTCLEVQLWEDIDAGADKDEFYRFAVYGEDVGKVYGWLICHYPRRFVRELQEGKESIRSAMEPQVADQLRQWQREEDATIHLPLERLGWQEVPWNVRQWVCAVNAVNRRLNQWDIHEFGGFQPYDPIGRASASLMLSGRWDTNSRPEMICNLQELVAGEKGVYDLQRACQLSGSAFLAGYITLREAMNCAVTAGQRIQKLVHSWEEMSEAYVKGYAEELEDEEGAKLRAEMFRELKESAENPYALPFDTPLARTW; from the coding sequence GTGAGACTTGATTCCCTGGAGCCTTTTTCCGTGGAGGCAGATATTTCACTCTTCACCTTCGGTGACATCTTCCGCCGTATGATTGGCCTGAAAAAGCCCGGCCAGGTGCATTTCTGCTCAGAGGACGCCTTCACCATGACGGGCACGGACAAGGTCTATGATACGGATGATATAAGAGATTTCCGCTATTGGATAGAGGATAAGAAGGTCACCTGCCTGGAGGTGCAGCTCTGGGAGGATATAGATGCCGGAGCGGACAAGGACGAGTTTTACCGTTTCGCAGTTTACGGGGAGGATGTGGGAAAAGTATATGGCTGGCTTATCTGCCATTACCCCCGGCGCTTTGTGAGGGAACTGCAGGAGGGAAAAGAATCCATTCGCAGCGCCATGGAGCCGCAGGTGGCGGATCAGCTGCGGCAGTGGCAGCGGGAGGAGGATGCAACGATCCATCTGCCCCTGGAAAGACTGGGCTGGCAGGAGGTGCCGTGGAATGTACGGCAGTGGGTCTGCGCTGTGAATGCTGTCAACCGGCGGCTGAACCAATGGGATATCCATGAGTTCGGCGGCTTCCAGCCCTATGACCCCATTGGCAGGGCTTCGGCCAGCCTCATGCTGTCCGGGAGATGGGATACCAACAGCCGCCCGGAGATGATCTGCAATTTGCAGGAGCTGGTGGCGGGAGAAAAAGGAGTCTATGACCTGCAGCGGGCCTGCCAGCTTTCGGGCAGTGCCTTCCTGGCAGGATATATCACCCTGCGGGAGGCCATGAATTGTGCCGTGACGGCAGGGCAGCGCATACAAAAACTCGTCCATAGCTGGGAGGAAATGAGCGAGGCTTACGTAAAGGGCTACGCCGAGGAACTGGAGGATGAGGAAGGAGCAAAGCTCAGGGCGGAGATGTTCAGGGAACTGAAGGAATCCGCGGAAAACCCCTACGCCCTGCCCTTTGATACGCCTCTGGCCAGGACCTGGTAA
- a CDS encoding response regulator transcription factor — translation MKLLIADDNADIRDILSTFAEGAGFEVATAANGREALNLALQGDISLLLLDVMMPELDGFEVCREIRKVSDLPIIMITARGEDYDRIMGLELGADDYVVKPFSPAEVMARVKAVLRRLPHDEDEGEKIALGNLTLLKDKGEALAGGSALALTHKEYDLLFLFLSNKGRVFSRDELLDRLWGYDYTGDTRTVDTHIRRLRAKLEKAGAKGLVLATVWGRGYRLEEAPC, via the coding sequence ATGAAACTATTAATTGCAGATGACAACGCTGACATACGCGATATACTTTCAACCTTTGCAGAGGGCGCTGGCTTTGAGGTTGCCACTGCTGCCAATGGCAGGGAGGCGCTTAATCTGGCCCTGCAGGGGGATATTTCCTTATTGCTGTTAGACGTAATGATGCCGGAGCTGGATGGGTTTGAGGTTTGCAGGGAGATTCGGAAGGTTTCTGACCTGCCTATCATTATGATTACCGCCCGGGGGGAGGACTATGACCGGATCATGGGGCTGGAGCTGGGGGCTGATGATTATGTGGTGAAGCCCTTCTCTCCTGCCGAGGTGATGGCCAGGGTGAAGGCGGTGCTCAGGCGGCTGCCCCATGATGAAGATGAGGGGGAGAAAATAGCCCTGGGCAACCTTACCCTGCTGAAGGACAAAGGGGAAGCTCTGGCAGGCGGCAGTGCCCTTGCTCTTACCCACAAGGAATACGACCTGCTCTTTCTTTTCCTGTCCAACAAAGGCCGGGTCTTTTCCCGGGACGAACTGCTTGACCGCCTTTGGGGCTATGACTACACAGGGGATACCCGCACGGTGGATACCCATATACGGCGGCTGCGGGCAAAGCTGGAAAAAGCAGGCGCGAAGGGCCTTGTCCTCGCCACCGTCTGGGGCCGGGGCTACCGCCTGGAGGAAGCACCATGCTGA
- a CDS encoding HAD family hydrolase: MKTLFLKKKVIAALMAGMFAFGTFTAADAASREELAAINVQTAADFQYWEKNAPSQKALVKYVKDITNPKSKNYIPPEDRIATFDLDGTLYCETAPYYFQEMMFLHRALEDKDFAATPEMKDIASKVKPYIMNKESIPKELGTEFAKQMRKSYAGMTKEEYSDYVKKFMETNEVGLTNLKRGEAYYLPMVEVVSYLQNNGFTVYMDSACEREILRCLVDGVLDIPLDHMIGSNVAYVTTGMGSEAPDKHFYDRHKEKVVRSDVFLGENGNCNKIFSIFTEIGKRPVLAFGNSMGDSGMLEFNLQNDKYRTMSFYVLCDDTERELGNLAKAAKQEKFAKERGWTTISMKKDFKTIYGDNVKREAK; the protein is encoded by the coding sequence ATGAAGACTCTGTTTCTGAAAAAGAAAGTTATCGCTGCCCTGATGGCAGGTATGTTTGCTTTTGGCACTTTCACGGCAGCTGATGCTGCCAGCCGTGAGGAGCTGGCTGCTATCAATGTGCAGACGGCTGCTGATTTCCAGTATTGGGAGAAGAATGCCCCCAGTCAGAAGGCTCTGGTTAAGTACGTCAAGGATATCACCAATCCCAAGAGCAAGAACTACATCCCGCCTGAGGACCGCATCGCCACCTTTGACCTGGACGGCACCCTTTACTGCGAGACTGCTCCTTACTATTTCCAGGAAATGATGTTCCTGCATCGCGCCCTGGAGGACAAGGACTTTGCTGCTACTCCGGAGATGAAGGATATCGCCAGCAAGGTGAAGCCCTACATCATGAACAAGGAGTCCATTCCCAAGGAGCTGGGGACGGAGTTTGCCAAGCAGATGCGCAAGTCCTATGCGGGCATGACCAAGGAAGAGTACTCCGACTATGTGAAGAAGTTCATGGAGACCAACGAGGTTGGCCTCACGAACCTGAAGCGCGGCGAGGCTTATTATCTGCCCATGGTGGAAGTTGTTTCCTACCTGCAGAACAACGGCTTCACTGTCTATATGGATTCTGCCTGCGAGCGTGAGATCCTCCGCTGCCTGGTGGACGGCGTGCTGGACATTCCCCTGGACCACATGATTGGCTCCAACGTGGCTTATGTCACCACTGGCATGGGCTCTGAGGCGCCGGACAAGCACTTCTATGACCGCCACAAGGAAAAAGTGGTGCGTTCCGATGTGTTCCTGGGTGAGAACGGCAACTGCAACAAGATCTTCAGCATCTTCACCGAGATTGGCAAGCGCCCGGTGCTGGCTTTCGGCAACTCCATGGGCGACAGCGGCATGCTGGAATTCAACCTGCAGAACGACAAGTACCGCACCATGTCCTTCTACGTGCTCTGCGATGACACAGAGAGGGAACTGGGCAACCTGGCCAAGGCTGCGAAGCAGGAGAAATTTGCCAAGGAGCGCGGCTGGACCACTATCTCCATGAAGAAGGACTTCAAGACCATCTATGGGGATAATGTGAAGAGGGAAGCAAAGTAA